Proteins encoded within one genomic window of Heterodontus francisci isolate sHetFra1 unplaced genomic scaffold, sHetFra1.hap1 HAP1_SCAFFOLD_1085, whole genome shotgun sequence:
- the LOC137360068 gene encoding vacuolar fusion protein MON1 homolog B-like isoform X1 — translation MEAERLNSENEETGLGERPPPSAEHSTLPSAAGSQAEETATGPGLPSPTADGADCSSPGGAPRHPPPPEEEGSEKDLSDSGSTGNGMEDSGEFPGARAFPGGAPEQPDPEGLGPPSAPCHRNEDVTAEGWRAHRKHMFVLSEAGKPIYSRYGNEEALSSTMGVMMALVSFVQAGDNIIRSIQADDYKVVFSQQGPLVLVSVSRTRQSEEQLRCELLYVYYQIISMLTQVTVTRIFERKKNYDLRRLLAGSEKILDNLLKHMDSDPSFLLGAVQCLPLCSSVRDSVSQILQKAVTPNLVFSILIARNQLVAIVQEKAVIEDSRLDPVDLHLLFNLLTGSSSFQAGEVWTPICLPRLYPDSYFYAYISYLDPACTVCLLLISTDKTAFYSVSACKRKIEEGLRGQGLLQTIDTALRGNGASTSHVGVSDLWHFMYKPLDIPDNHKQLTQYTSPEVQAPYSTEQEKEHLFDLYQYLHSRIHSSVRPLKLIYHVAEKETLLAWVTSKFELYTCFSPLVTKAAAINIITKLLRWIKKEEDQLFIRQPPKYSTTPNPARGSKGGKADRLDGADNGFLSLL, via the exons ATGGAGGCTGAGCGACTGAACAGCGAGAACGAGGAGACGGGGCTCGGGGAACGCCCCCCGCCCTCCGCTGAACACTCCACCCTCCCAAGCGCTGCTGGGAGCCAAGCGGAAGAAACGGCTACGG GGCCGGGCCTCCCGAGCCCCACCGCCGACGGAGCGGACTGCAGCTCGCCGGGCGGCGCACCCCGACACCCGCCTCCGCCTGAGGAGGAGGGCAGCGAGAAGGACCTCTCCGACTCGGGCTCCACCGGCAACGGCATGGAGGACTCCGGGGAGTTCCCGGGAGCCCGGGCCTTCCCGGGAGGCGCGCCCGAGCAGCCGGACCCCGAGGGCCTGGGCCCGCCCTCGGCGCCGTGCCACAGGAACGAGGACGTGACGGCGGAGGGCTGGCGCGCTCACCGCAAGCACATGTTTGTGCTGAGCGAGGCGGGCAAACCCATCTACTCGCGCTACGGCAATGAGGAGGCCCTCTCTTCAACCATGGGCGTGATGATGGCTCTCGTTTCCTTCGTCCAGGCCGGGGACAACATCATCCGCTCCATTCAGGCAG ACGACTACAAGGTGGTGTTTAGCCAGCAGGGCCCTCTGGTGCTGGTCTCGGTGTCGAGGACTCGGCAATCGGAGGAGCAGCTCCGCTGTGAGCTGTTGTACGTCTACTACCAGATTATCAGCATGCTCACCCAGGTCACCGTCACCCGCATCTTCGAGCGCAAAAAGAACTATGACCTACGGCGGCTGCTGGCTGGCTCCGAGAAGATTCTGGACAACCTCCTCAAGCACATGGACTCCGACCCCAGCTTCCTGCTAGGCGCCGTGCAGTGCCTGCCCCTCTGCTCCTCCGTCCGCGACTCGGTCAGCCAGATCCTGCAGAAGGCGGTCACCCCAAACCTGGTCTTCTCCATCCTCATCGCCCGGAACCAGCTGGTGGCCATCGTGCAGGAGAAGGCAGTGATTGAGGACTCCCGGCTCGACCCCGTCGACCTCCACTTGCTCTTCAACCTCCTCACGGGCTCCTCCTCCTTTCAGGCCGGGGAGGTGTGGACCCCCATCTGCCTGCCCCGCCTCTACCCTGACAGCTACTTCTACGCCTACATCTCCTACCTGGACCCCGCCTGCACCGTGTGCCTGCTGCTCATCTCCACCGACAAGACGGCCTTCTACAGCGTCTCGGCCTGCAAGCGGAAGATCGAGGAGGGCCTGAGGGGGCAGGGCCTGCTTCAGACTATCGACACTGCCCTGCGGGGCAATGGGGCCAGCACCTCGCACGTGGGCGTCTCCGACCTCTGGCACTTCATGTACAAGCCCCTGGACATACCTGACAACCACAAGCAACTGACACAGTATACCAG cCCTGAGGTTCAAGCTCCGTACTCAACAGAGCAGGAGAAAGAGCATCTGTTTGACCTGTATCAGTATTTGCACAGCAGGATTCACAGCTCAGTGCGGCCCCTGAAACTCATCTACCACGTGGCAGAGAAAGAGACTCTCTTAGCCTGG GTGACCAGCAAGTTTGAGCTGTACACCTGCTTCAGTCCCTTGGTGACCAAGGCAGCCGCCATCAACATCATCACCAAGCTACTGCGCTGGATCAAGAAAGAGGAGGACCAGCTCTTCATCCGCCAGCCCCCCAAGTACTCGACCACTCCGAACCCTGCCCGCGGTTCCAAGGGGGGTAAGGCTGACCGGCTGGACGGTGCTGACAATGGCTTTCTGTCGCTGCTCTAG
- the LOC137360068 gene encoding vacuolar fusion protein MON1 homolog B-like isoform X2 yields the protein MEDSGEFPGARAFPGGAPEQPDPEGLGPPSAPCHRNEDVTAEGWRAHRKHMFVLSEAGKPIYSRYGNEEALSSTMGVMMALVSFVQAGDNIIRSIQADDYKVVFSQQGPLVLVSVSRTRQSEEQLRCELLYVYYQIISMLTQVTVTRIFERKKNYDLRRLLAGSEKILDNLLKHMDSDPSFLLGAVQCLPLCSSVRDSVSQILQKAVTPNLVFSILIARNQLVAIVQEKAVIEDSRLDPVDLHLLFNLLTGSSSFQAGEVWTPICLPRLYPDSYFYAYISYLDPACTVCLLLISTDKTAFYSVSACKRKIEEGLRGQGLLQTIDTALRGNGASTSHVGVSDLWHFMYKPLDIPDNHKQLTQYTSPEVQAPYSTEQEKEHLFDLYQYLHSRIHSSVRPLKLIYHVAEKETLLAWVTSKFELYTCFSPLVTKAAAINIITKLLRWIKKEEDQLFIRQPPKYSTTPNPARGSKGGKADRLDGADNGFLSLL from the exons ATGGAGGACTCCGGGGAGTTCCCGGGAGCCCGGGCCTTCCCGGGAGGCGCGCCCGAGCAGCCGGACCCCGAGGGCCTGGGCCCGCCCTCGGCGCCGTGCCACAGGAACGAGGACGTGACGGCGGAGGGCTGGCGCGCTCACCGCAAGCACATGTTTGTGCTGAGCGAGGCGGGCAAACCCATCTACTCGCGCTACGGCAATGAGGAGGCCCTCTCTTCAACCATGGGCGTGATGATGGCTCTCGTTTCCTTCGTCCAGGCCGGGGACAACATCATCCGCTCCATTCAGGCAG ACGACTACAAGGTGGTGTTTAGCCAGCAGGGCCCTCTGGTGCTGGTCTCGGTGTCGAGGACTCGGCAATCGGAGGAGCAGCTCCGCTGTGAGCTGTTGTACGTCTACTACCAGATTATCAGCATGCTCACCCAGGTCACCGTCACCCGCATCTTCGAGCGCAAAAAGAACTATGACCTACGGCGGCTGCTGGCTGGCTCCGAGAAGATTCTGGACAACCTCCTCAAGCACATGGACTCCGACCCCAGCTTCCTGCTAGGCGCCGTGCAGTGCCTGCCCCTCTGCTCCTCCGTCCGCGACTCGGTCAGCCAGATCCTGCAGAAGGCGGTCACCCCAAACCTGGTCTTCTCCATCCTCATCGCCCGGAACCAGCTGGTGGCCATCGTGCAGGAGAAGGCAGTGATTGAGGACTCCCGGCTCGACCCCGTCGACCTCCACTTGCTCTTCAACCTCCTCACGGGCTCCTCCTCCTTTCAGGCCGGGGAGGTGTGGACCCCCATCTGCCTGCCCCGCCTCTACCCTGACAGCTACTTCTACGCCTACATCTCCTACCTGGACCCCGCCTGCACCGTGTGCCTGCTGCTCATCTCCACCGACAAGACGGCCTTCTACAGCGTCTCGGCCTGCAAGCGGAAGATCGAGGAGGGCCTGAGGGGGCAGGGCCTGCTTCAGACTATCGACACTGCCCTGCGGGGCAATGGGGCCAGCACCTCGCACGTGGGCGTCTCCGACCTCTGGCACTTCATGTACAAGCCCCTGGACATACCTGACAACCACAAGCAACTGACACAGTATACCAG cCCTGAGGTTCAAGCTCCGTACTCAACAGAGCAGGAGAAAGAGCATCTGTTTGACCTGTATCAGTATTTGCACAGCAGGATTCACAGCTCAGTGCGGCCCCTGAAACTCATCTACCACGTGGCAGAGAAAGAGACTCTCTTAGCCTGG GTGACCAGCAAGTTTGAGCTGTACACCTGCTTCAGTCCCTTGGTGACCAAGGCAGCCGCCATCAACATCATCACCAAGCTACTGCGCTGGATCAAGAAAGAGGAGGACCAGCTCTTCATCCGCCAGCCCCCCAAGTACTCGACCACTCCGAACCCTGCCCGCGGTTCCAAGGGGGGTAAGGCTGACCGGCTGGACGGTGCTGACAATGGCTTTCTGTCGCTGCTCTAG